From Vulpes vulpes isolate BD-2025 chromosome 7, VulVul3, whole genome shotgun sequence, one genomic window encodes:
- the LOC140599502 gene encoding beta-defensin 107A-like gives MSGAMRIFFFVSAALIVLAHIFSAHGAIRRRMQCQKMDGRCAVECLSFEDKVGGCRAELTPLCCKKRKNN, from the exons ATGTCTGGAgccatgagaatttttttctttgtttctgctgcTCTCATTGTCCTTGCTCACATTTTCTCAG CTCATGGAGCTATACGCAGAAGGATGCAGTGCCAGAAGATGGATGGTCGCTGTGCAGTTGAGTGCCTTTCCTTTGAAGATAAGGTTGGGGGCTGTAGAGCTGAACTGACACCACTTTgctgcaaaaaaaggaagaataattaa
- the LOC140599544 gene encoding ubiquitin carboxyl-terminal hydrolase 17-like protein 6 yields the protein MEAAHLPRSEEPQFSASPKPQSCWSRRGGAEVHGGPSVPERTSPASKTLSSPTDPLAPAAPGLPPTKTPLSWKSLSQVGAGLQNMGNTCYVNATLQCLTYTEPLASYMLSQQHGTTCRKQTSCMLCTLQSHLTRVLCRPGRVLRPLPLLLAAFHRGKQEDVHEYLMFILDAMQQACLPEDKPSDPERPQDSTLIQQLFGGYWKSQIQCLHCQGISSTLEPYLDISLDIGAAQSVNQALEQLVKPQLLEGENAYHCSKCLEKVLASKVLTLHTSPKVLILALKRFSDLTGHKMTKEVQYPERLDMQHYLSEQRAGPLVYVLYAVLVHAGRSCHSGHYFCFVKAGNGQWYKMDDAKVSACDVTYALSQPAYVLFYMQKTDLERDLGRESVEGGLASPEADPTVVGEASGEPATDPSVNLPELEERGEETSRQQMTLDQWRCLQERNRPKPELNVRRREIALPEDAVILHHSKYTPEMPKNHPQQTFDLLTTAAGMIPPQVAGDVAKVPRVPGRARPTKRTSKKGQRSGEAVQGCAS from the coding sequence GACATCCCCTGCATCAAAGACACTCTCCTCCCCGACTGACCCGTTGGCTCCCGCAGCACCAGGGCTGCCTCCCACCAAGACGCCTCTGAGTTGGAAGAGCCTTTCCCAGGTGGGCGCTGGGCTTCAGAACATGGGCAACACTTGCTATGTGAATGCGACCCTGCAGTGTCTGACCTACACAGAGCCCCTCGCCAGCTACATGCTGTCCCAGCAGCACGGGACCACCTGTAGGAAGCAGACATCCTGCATGCTGTGTACTCTGCAGTCTCACCTGACGCGGGTTCTCTGCCGTCCTGGACGTGTGCTCCGGCCCCTGCCACTCCTGCTCGCCGCCTTCCACAGAGGCAAGCAGGAAGATGTCCATGAGTATCTCATGTTCATTCTGGATGCAATGCAGCAAGCATGCTTGCCTGAGGACAAGCCCTCAGACCCTGAGCGTCCTCAGGACAGCACCCTCATCCAGCAACTCTTTGGGGGGTACTGGAAGTCGCAAATCCAGTGTCTCCACTGCCAAGGCATTTCGAGCACTCTGGAACCTTACCTGGACATCAGCCTGGACATCGGGGCTGCTCAGAGTGTCAACCAAGCTTTGGAGCAGTTGGTGAAGCCCCAACTGCTGGAAGGTGAAAATGCCTACCATTGTAGTAAGTGTCTAGAGAAGGTGCTTGCGTCCAAGGTGTTGACTTTGCACACTTCCCCGAAGGTCCTCATCCTGGCCTTGAAACGATTCTCAGACTTGACAGGCCACAAAATGACTAAGGAGGTGCAATATCCTGAGCGCCTTGACATGCAACACTACCTgtctgagcagagggcaggaccCTTGGTTTATGTGCTCTATGCCGTGCTGGTGCATGCTGGGAGGAGTTGCCACAGTGGACATTACTTCTGTTTTGTAAAGGCAGGAAATGGCCAGTGGTATAAAATGGATGATGCTAAGGTCAGCGCCTGTGATGTGACTTACGCGCTGAGCCAACCTGCCTATGTCCTCTTTTATATGCAGAAGACTGATCTGGAAAGAGACCTTGGGAGGGAGTCAGTCGAGGGAGGACTCGCATCTCCCGAGGCAGATCCCACGGTGGTGGGTGAGGCCTCAGGAGAGCCAGCAACGGATCCCTCCGTGAACCTTCCTGAGTTGGAGGAGCGTGGGGAAGAGACCTCAAGGCAACAAATGACATTAGACCAGTGGAGATGCCTCCAAGAACGCAACCGACCTAAGCCTGAACTCAAtgtcaggagaagagaaattgCCCTTCCTGAGGACGCAGTCATCCTTCACCACTCCAAATACACACCTGAGATGCCGAAGAATCATCCTCAACAGACCTTCGACCTGCTCACCACTGCAGCTGGGATGATCCCACCTCAGGTGGCCGGGGACGTGGCCAAAGTCCCGCGTGTGCCAGGGAGAGCCAGACCTACCAAGAGGACGAGCAAGAAGGGACAGAGGTCTGGGGAAGCAGTCCAGGGATGCGCCTCCTAA